One genomic region from Nostoc sphaeroides encodes:
- the pgsA gene encoding CDP-diacylglycerol--glycerol-3-phosphate 3-phosphatidyltransferase — protein sequence MTIPNWITFSRLLGIPFLLYGLYNPTPQAQWICLAIFLVAALTDWLDGYLARKLNQISELGKFLDPLVDKLLVLAALLVFIELGKVPAWGVFLILARELAIAGWRVNQTTITGANIWGKLKTVSQIVAIALLIAPLGEAWQTPSVIAFWVSVALTLISGGIYLLPQNPTKENPQLDTKRT from the coding sequence ATGACCATACCCAACTGGATTACCTTCTCTCGCCTATTGGGGATACCATTTCTGCTTTACGGCTTATATAATCCCACACCTCAAGCTCAGTGGATATGTTTGGCGATCTTTCTCGTTGCTGCATTGACTGATTGGCTAGACGGCTATTTGGCGCGGAAACTCAACCAAATTAGTGAATTGGGTAAGTTTCTTGATCCCTTGGTGGATAAACTTCTGGTACTTGCGGCGTTGCTGGTTTTTATTGAACTAGGAAAAGTGCCAGCTTGGGGAGTGTTTTTGATTTTAGCGCGGGAATTAGCGATCGCTGGTTGGCGGGTGAATCAAACGACGATTACGGGGGCGAATATTTGGGGTAAACTCAAAACTGTTAGTCAAATAGTTGCGATCGCACTTTTGATTGCGCCTCTGGGTGAAGCGTGGCAAACTCCGTCTGTGATTGCCTTTTGGGTTTCTGTGGCCCTAACTTTAATCTCTGGGGGTATTTATCTCTTGCCGCAAAATCCAACTAAAGAAAATCCACAATTAGATACAAAGCGAACCTAA
- a CDS encoding aspartate ammonia-lyase, which produces MTEHTDSQFRIERDSMGDRQIAGSFYYGIQTLRAIENFPISGIKPLATYVDAGLIIKKATAIVNGELNCIPQDISQAIVQATDEILAGKFRDQFVVDVYQAGAGTSHHMNINEVLANRALEILGEEKGNYKRVSPNDHVNYGQSTNDVIPTAIRIGGLLALSKTLHPALEKAIASLENKAVEFQDIVKSGRTHLQDAVPVRLGENFRAWAQIFTEHQNRIYTASGDLMVLGLGGSAAGTGLNTHPLYRARVVEVLSELIDTPLEPAPHLMAAMQSMAPFVNVSGALRNLAQDLVKISHDLRLMDSGPKTGLKEIQLPPVQPGSSIMPGKYNPVMAEMTSMVCFQVMGYDSAIALAAQAGQLELNVMMPLIAYNLIHSIEILGNTIAVLTERCIEGITANQERCLAYAEGSLALVTALNTHIGYLNAAAVARESLETGKSLRQIVLERGLMNEAELATVLNLEQMSAILPLSRESKQID; this is translated from the coding sequence ATGACTGAACACACAGACTCTCAATTCCGCATCGAACGCGATTCGATGGGCGATCGCCAAATTGCTGGTAGCTTTTATTACGGCATTCAAACGCTTCGGGCTATCGAAAACTTCCCCATTAGCGGCATAAAGCCTTTAGCTACTTACGTAGATGCTGGATTAATTATTAAAAAAGCTACAGCAATTGTCAATGGGGAACTAAATTGCATTCCCCAAGATATTAGTCAGGCGATTGTGCAAGCAACTGATGAAATCCTGGCTGGAAAGTTCCGGGATCAATTTGTCGTCGATGTTTATCAGGCGGGTGCTGGAACATCCCACCACATGAATATCAACGAAGTTTTGGCAAATCGCGCCTTAGAAATTCTTGGTGAAGAAAAGGGCAATTATAAACGTGTTAGTCCTAACGATCACGTTAATTATGGGCAGTCTACCAATGATGTGATTCCTACCGCAATTCGGATTGGTGGATTATTGGCATTATCCAAGACATTACACCCAGCTTTAGAGAAGGCGATCGCATCCTTAGAAAACAAAGCTGTAGAATTTCAAGATATCGTCAAATCTGGTAGAACGCACTTACAAGACGCTGTACCCGTGCGCTTGGGTGAGAATTTTCGGGCTTGGGCGCAAATCTTCACAGAACATCAAAACCGGATTTATACCGCCTCTGGTGATTTGATGGTGCTGGGTTTGGGAGGTAGTGCAGCCGGAACGGGTTTAAATACTCATCCTTTGTATCGCGCCCGTGTGGTAGAAGTTCTTTCAGAATTGATTGATACTCCTTTAGAACCTGCGCCCCATCTGATGGCAGCCATGCAAAGTATGGCCCCATTTGTAAATGTTTCTGGTGCTTTACGCAACTTAGCGCAGGATTTAGTCAAAATATCTCATGATTTGCGGCTGATGGATTCGGGGCCAAAAACTGGTTTGAAAGAAATTCAACTTCCCCCAGTGCAACCCGGTTCCTCGATTATGCCAGGGAAATATAACCCCGTGATGGCAGAGATGACATCAATGGTGTGTTTTCAGGTGATGGGTTACGATAGTGCGATCGCATTAGCCGCACAAGCCGGACAATTAGAATTAAATGTGATGATGCCGTTGATTGCTTATAACTTGATTCACAGTATCGAAATTCTCGGCAATACCATCGCTGTCCTTACAGAACGTTGCATTGAAGGAATCACAGCAAACCAGGAACGTTGTTTAGCTTATGCCGAAGGTAGTTTAGCTTTAGTAACCGCACTAAATACCCACATCGGTTATTTAAATGCCGCAGCTGTCGCCAGAGAATCTTTAGAAACTGGTAAATCTTTACGGCAGATTGTTTTAGAACGCGGATTGATGAATGAGGCAGAATTAGCCACAGTGTTAAATCTAGAACAGATGAGTGCTATCTTACCTCTGAGTCGAGAATCAAAGCAGATTGATTAG